The Euleptes europaea isolate rEulEur1 chromosome 9, rEulEur1.hap1, whole genome shotgun sequence nucleotide sequence GTCAGACTTCATCAGACTTTAGGGTCCCCCTTAGGGatactttggccgttggactttatggcattggactctatggccattggactctaagtccctcccctctccgaaccccgccctcttcaggccccatcccccaaatctccagctatttcccaacccggagctgacaaccctacctccagatTGTGAACGAGAAATGCCAAATGGGCaccaaacttagggttgccaggtccctcttcgccaccggtgggaggttattggggcggagcctgaaccgggcagggtttggggagggacttcagtgccataaagtccaattgccaaagcggccgttttctccaggggaacagatctctatcagctggagatcagttgcaatagcaggagatctccagctagtacctggaggtttgggagaaAAAAGGagcctatgctggaaatagtggcgatagatagatagatagatagatagatagatagatagatagatagatagatagatagatagatagatagatagatagatagatagatagatagatagatagatagatagatagatagattttatATTGGTGTAAGAATTGCATTCATTGAATGAATACAATTCTTacaccaagtacctggaggttggcaaccctaaccaaaatgcCCAGGCCAACTTTCAGAAGCACAGTTTTTAGATCGACTTCTGGGGTGAGTGTTTGTGCGTGCCCATcattaaaacacattttttttgcaGCTCCCCCCGAACCTAGCCTTGTTTCCCCCGCGAGAAATCTGCATCCAAAAAGACAGGGCTCAGTGCGCAACTTTCTCTGCGCAACAGCAGCAAAGGCTGCGCCTTCTTTATACAGCACGTTGCATAACCGAGCCCGGGTTGGGCGGTTCGTTGACCCGGCCAAGAGCGCCGGGTTGTCGGGATACTTCCGCCCCGAGGCTGGGGAGGAGCGAGATCCACGGAGCCCGGGACGCGGAAGAAGGAGGAGGGCGAGGAGCGGCGCCTGGAAGGAGCACGAGCCGCCGAGCGCGCCTGGGGTGAGCAGCGCCAGTGTTGTCGGGGCTGCGTGCGGTTCCTGGGGTTTGAAAGACCTCCccgctcctgtgtgtgtgtgtggttggggtggggtggggggaacactaGGGTGCTGCACTCTGCAGGTCCCAGGGCTCCACCTCGAAAGTAAACCCAGCACTGCGCCTGCTGCAAATAAACCAGCAGCCGCTCCCCGCGTTAAAATGCCCTGGGGAGGCGCGCTGGTGTGATCCGCAGAAAAGCGCGGAACGAATGggccctttatgcacgggaggtttggctttggatttgccgcgctttgtgtgtgtgtgggcgaaaaggcacggtcgctttatcctcctttaatccctgtttcagccaggattcagccaggatcgaatgcgtgCGTTTCGCCTactgtgcgttcgatcctggctaaaacaggggttaaaggaggataaagcaaccatgcgttgtgtgttaagtgccgtcaagtcgcttccgactcatggcgaccctatgaatgaaagtcctccaaaatgtcctaactttgacagccctgctcagatcttgcaaattgaaggccgtggcttcctttattgagtccatccatctcttgttgggtcttcctcttttcctgctgccctcaacttttcctagcatgactgtcttttccagtgactcttgtctcacaacgtgaccaaaatacgacagccgcagttgagtcattttagcttctagggtcagttcaggcctgatttgatctataacccactgatttggttttttttggcagtccacggtatccgtaacactctcctccaacaccacatttcaaaggaatctattttcttcctatcagctttcttcactgtccagctttcacacccatacatagtaatagggaatacgatggcatgaattaatctagccgCTCTTTAGgtgcgcgttttccccatccaaattctcaaaactgaacaataaccccccccccccttgcagagttttgagaattcgggtggggaaaatgtgcatctagagagcggcagatccaaggcaaaacctcccgtgcgtaaatggcagAATTGCTGAAAGATGCGCGTGCGGCTATCCAGCAGCATCAAAATGGTCGTGatttgtgggggggaagagagagagagagaaacagataggACCGAGAAGGTTTACACCTCTTCCTGTTCCATCCTGCTTTCCCTGACGCGTATCACCTCGGCTTGGCTAATAATTCAGAGAAAGCACTTTTGCATCAGGAAAGGGGCGCAGGCAAATGAATGGAATCTCCCTCTcttcatgctgcctctccagtcttcatctctcccccccttccattaATACTTGTAGATTCCACCTTCACCTCTGTTGGTGTTTCTGCTGTCATGAGACTTAGAAGGGTGAGGGGGAAGAGATGCTAACCCATTGACTTAATTTTCCTGGTCATAACTAGGTAAATATGGTTGTTCTGAGTTACCTGCAGGTACAGGTGAGCATAGAGTCATGTTTGTTCAGGCACTGAATCTGATTGGAAGAGTGGATTGTCAATAAGAACAAGAATCCCAATTATTTGTTCTCTGAAATTAGAAGAGGTGAAACTCAAGCCTGACTGCAAATTCATTTCTCAGCATTTTGTATCAGTAACAATGATATCACTCCTCTTTTCTTGCCGAATGTGCATGTTGACTGAGAGTTCAGGCACTTTTCAACAGTTGGTGAACTCTGTTGCTTAGAGCTACTCTCATCTTAGACAGTTAGATGAAACAGTTACTGAAAAAAGTTAGATCAATTGCtctttaatagaggttaagagctgAGATTGGCCTccttatcttgctatatcaggTATAACTCGTATGCATGTGGTGACTGGCTTATTTACACTTAGCTCATATTTAGTTATAACCAATATAGAACTATATTGCTTAGCTCATCTTTAGTTATAACCAATCTGATATCTAGATATAATCACATGATTATAATAGATCAGATTTAGATAAATATAAGATCAATAGTTTTGTATCAATATGCATTCAGGTGACAAAGCAAATCAGATTTATCTGGTTGGAAGTCTCGAGAGAAGAATaggtgagatttttggggtaactTGGGCTTTTTGATAACCCCTAAATGTAGTGaggaaagccagagtggtgtagtggtttaggtgttggactaggatctgggaaacccaggtttgaattcccgctctgccatggaaacttgctgggtgaccttgggttagtcaacACAAGCTCAGCCTCAGCCCTGGCAAGcagggttggatgggagacctccaaggaataccaggggtgtgatgtgaaggcaagcaatggcaaaccacctccaaacgtctcttgctttgaaaacctttggggctaccataaatcagctgtgagttgacacaaacaacaacagtgaaacaaaaagctgaaacctgatttggTTTTTAAAGCTATTCcttgctataatatgattaagcaatgctgGGAAtttttgataattttagcatttatcttcacagtaattgcaggcttaactttttcatgcctgtattttttctgtcttggtcaataaaaataaccttttttcaataaaagataaatgtttctacaggtgttctgtctgATTTGCTGGTTAATATAGTTCAGAGAACTGAACTCTGCCCCCACTCTTTTTGTATTATCAGAGTTAAAGGTTGTAAATCACCTTTAATTGATAAATCCCAGAGGACTCTGCCGCTAATCcgttttgcacaggcaaagccttgaACATTGTTTAGTGCAGATCCTCTAATAGGATGCAGGAAGGAATCTCTTGTTACACTTGCACCTTCTTCTCCGTCAAGACGCTTGGCACAATGTACATTGCCCTGTGTATACACTGTGGCCCAGCAGCACGGTTGATGACTTAATTGTCCTCAATCTTATGCCATATGGAAATGAAGCTGACAGAGCTTATTTCATGCATTCAAACActgaaatgctccccccccccctagttATTTTCAAGCTGACTTTTAGGAccataaaaaaaacctgttgtgtCCAATGAAACACCATAATAAGAGCATCTGAATGGCCATCAGCTAAGCAGGAAATTTCATACAAAAGTTTCTGTTGATACAGAACACCAACCAAGAGGGAAGATATAAAGAGCTAAAAAACACTTCAGTTGGCATTTATGAATTCCATCTTACAAGAGACCGTACTGCGCTagatagactgatggtctgatgtAATTCAAGATAGATAGATCCATATGGTAAAAGCAACAATAGAATAAGCATTTATGAAATTGTCGTAAAATAGATATTTAATCCTTTTTATTTTAGGACACTTGGTTTGGCGGAggttgattattatttttctggCGACTATGGCTTCTGCCCCGGACAATCGGAAAGTTCAGGCCTCTTCCCTTGACCAAAAGGACCAGGTTTGTTGTTGTATTTTTCCTAGCTGGTCATTCACTGTATTGATACATTTAATTTGATTTGACCAGGTTTGTTGTTCTTGTTAATTCTTAGGCAAAGTCTGAGTTATATTGGACCTGAGGTCTCTATGACAGCAGTAATGCCATAAGGGCTTCACTATCTGGTGCATTGATAGGAGAACACAAATTATCATTGGCTAATAAATTAGACTGATAAGAAAGTTGTGGTGGCAGGACATCTCTACCTCCCACGCGAAGTGGTAGAAGGTGATGCCCCTGATGGATTCTCCGGATCAGTTTAGTGCTTTGCAGAGTATATAAGGACTTGTAAAGTAAGAACTTTGTGTTTTCCTTTGGACAGATTTTGCTTTCGTATAAAACTTAGAAAATATCTACATAGACTATTGGGGTGTGGTGAGAGGGGAGACATATAGTATCTGAAGGTGATGTTACTTACGGAcagcaaaataaatgaatgcactTAAATATAAATTGATAAGTACACACTCCTTGATAACAATGAAAATtataggggtgggggaggaatggaTCTTTTATGCTTTAAACATTTATAGTGTATGTGTTCTGTCTTGATTCActgggtggggccatggctcagtggtagagcatctgctttgcatgtggaagatcCCGCATTCAGTCTGCAGCATCTCCATCTAAAAGGATCATGTAATAGATGATGTGCAAGACCGCTGTCTGAGACCCTAGTGAGCCTCTTCTAGTTAGAATAGACAGTGCTGTCCTTGACAGATCAATGGTCgaactcagcataaggcagcttcttgtgttcatattTGGGACAAGCAAGTTTGGTTGCATCGTTGATTCCATGTTAAGACGATTTCAAATGGTCTCGCAGGCTTTACAGAACAGAGCCTTTTCCttcaatttattttcttttacttacttttaatggaaacattttattttaactaTGCAGACGCCTTCTTCAAGACTTCAACTACGTGCATGAAGATGACAGGGGGGAGAATAAATAAGATCTTATATTGCCCTCTTTATCTTTAACACCCTGTTATCCTTCTAAAtttatctttgtttttattttcagaacCTGCAGAATTTTCCAACTCCAAATGTTAGTATTGAAGAAATTGCAAGGATCCGACAAGAGTGTAAAGAGGAAAGTTTTTGGTACAGAGGTACATAACTTTATTTCCCTACTCCTGGTTTGCTTTGTTACTGGTAGTCTCCTTGGAAATTGCTGGATTGCTGCTATGTTATGTCTTGCTCAATCGTGCTTCAGATTCACGGTATTTGACTCCAGATATTGTTGGTTACTTTGCCAGAGAAATTGTGTGGATATAATAAGAACTATttaatatgtttatttattttaacatttcTGTTCTGCACAAAGCACATTTAatcaatttaaaacattaaataaatagGACCAACAGAAAAAAGTGTCACTAAAAGAAGTCTTACCTAGTTAGATGTTAAGAGTATGGGTAAACCGAATAGCTTTCATCTGGTGAGTTAAAAAATGACAATTTGACCATAAGGAGGCAAAAGGAGATAAGTTCCCCAATTGAGGGGGTTGCTGTAGCCCCTCCAGTAACTACCAACCTAAACTCTGAAGCTGGGGCCACTCAGAGAGCAGTCTTGGATATCATGTTTTTATAACACCTCCAAAGAGCTCACAATACTTCTAAagatacatggttctccctccccatttttttcccttgcagcAACCCAGTGAAGtatgttaagctgagagagagaagagttggtttttatatgcctactttctcttccacttaaggaagaatcaaaccatcttataatcactttcccctccccacaacagacaccctgtggggtaggtggggttgagagagctctaagagagctgtgactagctgaaggtcacccagctggcttcatgtgtaggagtggggaaacaaacccagttcaccagattagcttatgccgttcacgtggaggagtggggaatcaaacccggttctccaaattggagtccaccgctccaaaccactgcgcttaaccactacgccatgctggccaagttcacccatctagcctcttaaCAGAATaagggtttgaacccaggtctccccagtttCAGTCTTACACCCTAACTACTATATCACATTGGCTGTCTGTCTTAATAAGTGGTACTTGATAGAACAGCCGCTGATCTGATCACACGTGGTAAGTAAGCATCACCTCTAGGCTACCAAGCTTTAACAAAAGCTGCTgtatttccttttcctccccctggCAAAACAATGGACTAGCAAATGCTTTGATGAGCCAGTGGTTTATCAAACGTTAAGATCCTCAGTAATTCATTGTTTTACCCCATTCTTTTATTTGTGCATACCCTGATCTGTGCATGGATCTTTCTTGGTGGAAGAAGGTTTCAGCCTGCCTAGTGGATGATTCACATCTGCCTCTGATGCTCATCTGGCCCCAGTGAATGTGTCTTTTGATGCTGATGGGAATTCACTTTCTCATATGAGGACCCAAACAGTTGCATGTGCCTGGGAGTGGATCAAGGCCTCTGTCTTTATTTAACTAATATACATCAAATGTGGAGACTGTAATTTGTTCTTGttaatttgttgttgttaaagGCACAGAATAGTGAAAGTAAATGAAAGTGTAATTAGCAACCCAAAgtatgatgcaaataaaacacagTCAGAATCTATGCAAATACTATAAATTTGTGTTTTGTTCCATTGTTTGCAGGTCTGCCTCTGTCTCTTGGAAGTATGCTCGTTGTTCAAGGACTAGTTGCCAACggtaaatggatttttttttaaagcgtgaAAAACTTCTGGGATTGTCAGTTGTTGGCTGCTGGGATTTTTTAGCTACTGAAAAAGGAAAAGCTCAGTGTGGAGGAAATTTGAACACTAGAAATCTGGCGATCCAAAGATGGTTGAAAGATCATGACGGAGAACAAAACTCCTGCATTATGATGGGTTTTCTAATCTCAGCAGAGTGTGTGGGAATCCTATGAGCCATTTCATACATTATACAGCAAAGTGCCTGGACTTGCCAATGCATGTATATTCAGTAGGGAGCTCCCTGAGAAGTATACCCAAATGATACAGGCGATTGGCATATTCCCATTTTATGTTTTTAAGTGAACACTTAAAACATCTTGGATACACATCTAAatgcaaggggttggatccaatcagcttttctgctggtgaaaaaaggaaggaggtaTCCTTTCAGACTACCCAAGAAGGCTATGTTATGTTGTATGATtacattttgtttctctttttttattcTGTAACCTGCCATGACTCTCAgtgagaatggtggggtataaataagcTAAATAGATATTCTGAGAATCGTAGGATCTTCGTGTACAAATTctgtgtgggatgggggctgtagtatGGATGGGACTGTCTgactgaaaaagctggctggattcaacccagtgTGTTGTGGGGCCTTTTCTTTACAACAGCACTGAAATATGCCTTCTGAATGTTAAGATGGTAAATCTGGAAAGAAACACGCTGGGAAACTATGAAATTTTAAAGGAATGCATGCCCCCCTATAACTTTCTCTCATGCTTCTTAGAGACATAACTATGAGAATAAGTGTTCATCTTTTTAAAGATTTCCTTCCCGTTCGCTTCATAAAAATGTTATGTCATTGACACAGGCAACTAACAGTTGGCTTACGCATACCGGGTACTTGAATactgtgtatttatttacttactggtATTCATTTGTGTACTGCTGTGTATTGCAAAGTTAAGTATAACTcaacaaaaaagaacaaaatttcAAAAACGTAAGAGGCCATTAGGGAGCAATAATTCATTTTTGTGTTTTGTACATCACTAAGATTTTGAAGTTGAAAATTACCAGAAGTAAATGGAAGCAGTTGTTTCATATCTGACAATAATGCTCTGTTATCTTGAGACACTAAAAATTATACTAGCAGCACTTAAAACACAGAGGGATTCTTTATCTCTCAAACAATGCACAAGCTTGCTGTGTTATTAATTCATAATATAGAAGGCTGTTTCTAATAACTTACATCTTATGCTCCAGGTACTTTCAAAGCAAGCCCTAGATTTGGACCACTGCCTAAAATGGCACGTAAGTCTGAAAACTGTTTGTAATGTTAAGATGGGAAAGATAAGAACTGTTCAGTTAGTATGTCATTATGTTCACACTTGGAGTGAATCTGTCTAATATCACTTCTGGCGTTCTGAGAATCTTAATTTTCTGTATTAGCCAAAAGCAGTTTTGTAGATCTCGTTGCTACAAAAGGAACTTTGAAATCATAATGCCGCTGCAGGCTGAAGAATTCATGACTCACAATGCCTACTGATGTCAGTAGGCTTAAAAAGATTAAATTTTGTGTAGGATTGAACTGTCAGCCACCTTCTGGCAGCTGTTGGTTCCTGCCCATTTTTGCTTTCTACAAGTCAGTTTGGTATTAAAAACATTATGCTCTGAATTTATAATgactttataataataataatttaccaTAAATTGGGTTTTTCTTAGAATTATAGAGTTTGGACGATTAAGTCCAACTCCCTGTCTTCAAGGCAAGAAGACGCTTGGGTAAACTGGTGCACTCCATTCCTTGTTGCACAACAAAAAGATGATTGTTGAGTAACTATTCCTAGATAATCAAAGCAAGTAAGAAacatgtatgggggggggatatCCCGCAGTGTTTCTTAAACGTCCTATAGTCATCTCTGTCCCCTACCGCAGACTTGCTGTACTTTAATATGGGAgtagccgtgctggatcagaccagtggtccgtgtattctagcatcctgtttccagtagTGGCTAGAAAGATGCCATTGGAAGGATCTCGCCTGCTGACTGCTCCCCTCAGCATCGGACCATTAAAGTCATCCTCCCTCTAAACACAGAAGTCCCATCCAGCTATCACGGCAAATAGCAAATGTCCATAAATCTGTCCATCTCCCTTTTTAACTGAAGCCAGTGACCGTTACTACAGCTTGTGTCACTTGAGTTTCATAAGTCAGCTACCCAATGTATATGTGGAGCTACTTCCTAGTGAGTCAGACcactagtctatcaaggtcactattgcctACTCCgtctctccagagtcttaggcagAGTTTCACATTActtggggaggggtcgtggctcagtggtag carries:
- the OCIAD2 gene encoding OCIA domain-containing protein 2 is translated as MASAPDNRKVQASSLDQKDQNLQNFPTPNVSIEEIARIRQECKEESFWYRGLPLSLGSMLVVQGLVANGTFKASPRFGPLPKMALAGALGFAVGTMSYMRTCQKKFQSIGVHPFFPKWHCPHTCKECQAKFEKTELEKSKTPIS